In Pseudomonas sp. HR96, the DNA window GCGGCATCGTGCAGGGCGCTGCGCATTGCGGCCTCGGCGCATTCGGAATGGATGAAGGCTTGCACCAGTTGCCTGAGTCGCACCAGCGCTGGCGGGCCGGGCTGCTGCAGAATGTTGCGTAGCATGTCAGTGGTCTGACGCCACTCATCACTTTGCAGGCGAAACAGAATGGCTGCCTTGTTGGGGAAGTACTGATACAGCGAGCCAATGCTGACCCCAGCCTTTTCCGCAACCCTGCCGGTGGTGAAACGCGCCGCGCCTTCCTCCGCCAGAACCTGAGTGGCGGCCTGCACAATAGTCTCCACCAGAGCCGTCGAGCGCGCCTGACGCGGCTGTTTGCGCGAGGAAACTCGCGGGGTTGCGGGATTTTTCATGGCAACGGTCGAACCTCTGGGGGAATGCGATTAGCGAATGTGAAGGATTCCTCGCATCATTTCAAGGCGACGAATTGATCGCATTGACTCTATTGGATGCCCTCATGAACACCCTCACTAGCGAACCTCTGGCCGCGCTCATCGAACGTCTCTACCAAACCGCCGAAACCGCCACCAGCCCGGCGCTGGACAACATGAGCGACGCTACCCGCGAAGAACTGCTGTCGAGCAAGACACGCTATCTGGAGCTGTACTGGCAACTCAAGGACCTCTGGCTACCGGTGTCACGCGAAACCGGCAAGCTGCTCTACTTGCTGGCGCGCAGCAGCAAGGCGCGCAATATCGTCGAGTTCGGCACCTCGTTCGGCCTGTCGACCCTGCACTTGGCGGCTGCGTTGCGTGACAACGGTGGCGGCGTGTTGATCAGTAGCGAGTTCGAAGCGGCGAAGATCGAGATGGCCCGCCAGCATCTGCAGGAGGGTGGCCTTGCCGACCTGGTGCAGATCCGAGCCGGCGATGCCTTGCACACCTTGGCGCGGGATCTGCCGGAGCGCATCGATCTGGTCCTGCTCGACGGTGCCAAGGCGCTGTACGGCGATATTCTGCTGTTGCTGCAGAGCCGTCTGGCGCCGGGCGCGCTGATCGTCGCCGACAACTCCGACTACAGTCCCGACTACCTGGCGCATGTCCGCTCGCCGGCCAACGGCTACCTCTCGGTACCCGTGGCCGACGACGTCGAACTGTCGATCCGCCTGCCCTGACTCAGTTGACCCGAGGGTGCTGTTGCACCAGATGTTCGCGCCGAGCTTGAAGCTCGGCGATCTGCGCATCGATGTCCTCGATCTTCTGCTCGATGTTGTCGTGATGTTCCTCGAGCAGTTCGCGCGCTTCGTCCAGGTCCGAGGCGGTCGGAGCGGCGCCGCTCAGCGGCTTGTTGGCGGTTTCCTTCATGGTCAGGCCGGTGGCCAGGCCGATCAGCGCGATGAACATCAGGTAGTACGCCGGCATGTACAGGTTGTTGGTGGTCTCCACCAGCCAGGCGGCTGCGGTGGGGGTCAGGCCGGCGATCAGCACCGAGACGTTGAAGGCGCTGGCCAGCGCGCTGTAGCGGATGGCGGTGGGGAACATCGCCGGCAGCGTCGAAGCCATGACGCCGATGAAGAAGTTGAGCAGGACCGCGAGAATCAATAGCCCGGCGAAAATCAGGCCGATCTTGGCGCTGATGATCAGCATGAATGCCGGGATCGCCAGGAAGAACAGACCGACGCTGCCGATGATGATGAACGGCCGGCGTCCGAACCGATCGCTCAGGCGGCCGAACAGCGGCTGCACGAAGAGCATGCCGACCATGATCGCGATAATGATCAGCACCCCGCGATTCTCGCTGTAGTGCAGGTTGTGCGAGAGATAGCTGGGCATGTAGGTGAGCAGCATGTAGTAGGTGACGTTGGTCGCCACCACCACGCCGATGCAGGTGATCAGGCTGCGCCAGTGCTTGGTCGCTACTTCCTTGAACGACACCTTGGGGCCTGCCGACAGGCCTTCGCGGTCGCCTTGCTCAAGCTTGGCGACATGCTGCTGGAACGCCGGGGTTTCTTCCAGCGCGTTGCGCAGGTAGAGGCCGAGCATGCCCAGCGGCAGGGCGAGAAAGAACGGCAGGCGCCAGCCCCATTCCTGGAACTTGTCTTCGCCTATGACGGTGGAGATGCCGACGACCACGCCCGCGCCGACAACGAAGCCGGCGATCGAGCCGAAGTCCAGCCAGCTGCCAAGAAAGCCGCGCTTGCGGTCTGGCGCGTATTCGGCGACAAAAATGGAAGCGCCGGTGTATTCGCCACCGACTGAAAAGCCCTGGGCCATCTTGGCCAGCAGCAAGAGGATCGGCGCCCACACGCCGATGCTCGCGTAGGAGGGGATCAGGCCGATGGCGAAGGTGCTCAGCGACATGATGACGATCGTCGCCGCGAGCACTTTCTGGCGACCATAGCGGTCCCCCAGGGCACCGAAGAACAGACCGCCCAGCGGCCGCACGAGGAAGGGCACGGAGAAGGTCGCCAGCGCTGCGATCATCTGCACGCTCGGCGCGGCGCTGGGGAAGAAGACCTTGCCCAGCACATAGGCGACGAAACCATAGACGCCGAAGTCGAACCATTCCATGGCGTTGCCCAGCGCTGCGGCGGTGATCGCCTTGCGCATCTTGGCATCGTCGACGATGGTGATGTCATTCAGGCCGATCGGCTCGACGTTGGGCTTGCGTGGTTTTTTGCTCAACAAACTCATACACGTTCACTCTCTGGCAGATAGTGCGCCCGCATTCGGCGGCGGGCCCTGCCTTATCAGAGAGGTTGGTGCGCAAAATAATTCACTGCGCGCTGCTGTCTTCTTGCCATGATGGGGCCGCAGGTGGCTGAACTCAGGCCAGCTGGCGTTCGATCGGTACGCTGCCCGCGACCACCTCGGCGCCGGTGTGCAGGGTGGTCACCGTCTCGATCAGGACGATCGCGCATTCCTCGTCGGCGACCGGGTTGTGCCGTATCTGGCGGGGGATCACGCAGAACTCGCCGGGCATCAGGTGAATGTCGCGGTCTTCCAGCTGGATCTTCAGGTGGCCGTAGACCACCAGGAACATTTCGTCTTCGTCGGCATGAGCGTGCCAGACCAGTTCCCCCTTGAGCTTGGCGACCTTGATGTACTGGTTGTTGACCTGGCCGACGACTCGGGGCGACCAGTATTGGCTGACTTGCGCGAGAGCAGCCTGGATGTTGACGGTGGTGCCGGCGATAAACATGCGGTCAATCCTCGAATGAACAGGCCTCACGGTAGCGGCCCGTGGTGGGCCGCCGTAGCGAATGTTTATAATGCCGCCATCAGCATTGCTAATGGCGTTGGCTCATGGCCCGATCCCCTCTTGTCGACTTGACCTTGCTGCGCACCTTCGTCGCGGTGGTCGAGGCGGGCAGCATCAGCGCGGCGGCGCGTCGTCTGCATTTGACCCAGGGCGCGGTCAGCCAGCAATTGCAACGCCTGGAAAACTTCTTCGACTGCGCGCTGCTCGCCCGCGACAGCCGCGGCACGCAGTTGACAGCACGGGGCAACGACCTGCTGGCCCGCGCCCACGACCTGCTGCAGCTCAACGACAGCCTGTGTGCGGCCATGCTCGGCGCGCCCTCGGCACAGGTCGTGCGCGTCGGCGTGCCGTATGACATGGCTGGCGCGCACTTCGCGCCCATTCTCAAGACGTTCGCGGCGAACCATCCGCAGGTGCAGGTCAGCCTGGTCAGCGGCTCCTCGGTGCAACTGCTGGAAGATTTCGCCCAGGGGCGGGTCGACCTCGCCATCAGTCAATGCCCGATCGGCCTGGCCCACGGCGAGCGCCTGGCCCGGGAGCCACTGGTGTGGCTCAGCGCAGCGCCTGAGGAGACTTGGCCGCGGCCTTTGCCGCTGTGCTTCGTGACCCCGACCTGCACCTTCCGCCACACGGTGTTCGCATCCCTGGCGCAGGCCGGCATCGAATGGCGCGTGGTTTATGAAAACGCCTCGGTCGACGCGACGTTGTCCACCGTGCGCAGCCAACTGGCCTTGACCCCCTGGCTGCGGGCACTGGTGCCGGAGGACCTGAGAGTGCTCGGCCACAGCAGCGGCCTGCCGCAGTTGCCGGACTTCGCCATCGAGCTGAACGTCGCCGCGCATGCGCCGGCACCCGTGCGCGAGATGGCCGAGGCGATCCGCCGGTTCTATCAGGCTCGCCACGCGCAGTGATGCCCTCGCCAGCTGCGCCGGCTCCTACGCCAACTTGGGTGACGCCACAGGTGGCGTAGGCGAGGACGGCGACGCATTTCTCCCACCAAGCCAAAAATCAAACCGGCCTGACGGCCTCTCGGGGGCTTTGCCCCCTCCCACGTCATCTGCGCTCGCTCACACGGTTGGCGTAGGAGATTCTATGGTGACAGACCGCCATGCACCAAGGCGGTCATGTAGGAGCGCGCGAAGCCCGCGATAGGCCGCACGGGCGGCCGGTGGTGGCCGTGATGAATTTCAGGACAGACGTGGGAGGGGCAAAGCCCCGAGAGGCCGCCAGGCCGGTTTGATCTTACCAGCGCCTGGCGAGATGCCCAATATGGCCACCACCGGCCGCCCGCGCGGCCTATCGCGGGCTTCGCGCGCTCCTACGCATGTTTCGATTTGTATGCATTCAGTGACATCTCCGCTGACCGCTTTTGATCTCCGACGATAGACCGCCATGCACCACGGCGGTCATAGGTGATGCATCTGGATTCATACGCCCGAAACAAATGTGGGAGCGCGCGAAGCCCGCGATAGGCCGCGCGGGCGGCCGGTGGTGGCCGTGATTGAATTTCAGGACAGGCGTGGGAGGGGCAAAGCCCCGAGAGGCCGCCAGGCCGGTTTGATCTTACGAGCGCCTGGCGAGATGCCTATGGCCACCACCGGCCGCCCGCGCGGCCTATCGCCAGCTACGCCGGCTCCTACATTTTGAACTGCGCCCCTGAGATTGGACATCAAATCCAACCTTAGGGGCTTCTTGCATGATCAAGTACACCCAGCAGTTCAAGCTGACCGCTATTCAGGCCTTCCTGGAGCGGGGCTACGGCTTCCGGCACATTGCCGGAAGGTTCCAGATAGATCCCTCGCTGCTTCGCCGCTGGGTGCAGGCCTACCGCATCCACGGAGCTGCCAGCCTGCAAAAGCGCTTCAAATATTACACTCCCCAGTTCAAGCTCACTGTTCTGGAGCGCATGTGGCGCGAGAAACTTTACCTGCGCCAGACGGCGGCCGTTTTCAACCTCGGCAACTCCACCCAGATAGCGGCATGGCAGTCTCAGTATTACAGTGGCGCAACCAATGCCCTGGCGGCAGTCAAGAAAGGATCGCGCCCCGTCATGCCCAAACCACTCAAGCCCACGGCCAATTCCACTGAAACCAAAGCAGTCAACGATGAGGAGCTCTCCCATGCCGAGTTGCTGGACAAGCTTCGATGGGTTCAGGCGGAGAACGCCGTCCTAAAAAAGCTCAAAGCCTTAAGAGAGGAGAAGGCGAGGCTCAAGAAAGTCGAGAAGAGAAAGCCCGGATAGTTTCAGCCCTGCGTCAGGAGATCCCGCTGGATCGTCTGCTCAAGATAACGGGACTGCCTCGCAGCACCTACTACCACCAGCTCAAGCTGCTTGCGGCCGGGGACAAGTATGCGCCGCAGAAAGCCCGGATTCAGGCCATCCAGGCCAGGCACAAGGGTCGCCTGGGCTATCGTAGGATGGGCTTGGCCCTGCGTAGCGACGGCCAGGTCGTCAACGACAAGGTCGTGCGCAAGCTGATGGCGCAGTTGGGCCTCAAATGCACGGTACGCCAGAAAAAGTACAAGTCTTATCGCGGTCAGCCCGGACGTATTGCGGACAACAAGATTGAACGCAATTTCACCGCCGAGCGGCCGAATGAAAAATGGGTCACCGACGTCACTGAATTCAAAGTGGCGGGGGAAAAGCTGTACCTGTCCCCGGTGCTGGATTTGTACAACGGCGAAATCGTGGCCTACCAGGTCGACACCTCGCCGCACTACGAATTGGTTGGCAAGATGCTTGAACAGGCGCTGCTTGGATTGCCGCAAGGCGCCAAGCCCATGCTGCATTCGGACCAAGGCTGGCAGTACCAATACTATCGCTATCGAGATCGACTGGAAGAAATGGGGTTGGAGCAGAGCATGTCCCGCAAGGGAAACTGCCTGGACAACGCCAGAATGGAGAGCTTCTTCGGCACGTTGAAATCAGAAATGTTCTACCGTGAGCGCTTCAAGAGTACTGCCGACCTGCGTGCTGCAATCGATGAGTACATCCATTATTACAACCATGATCGAATGAAAATGACGCTTGGCGGACTGAGCCCTGTGGCTTACAGGGCTCAGTCTGCTATAGACTAGCCGGAGACTGTCCAATCAAAGGGGCGCACCCCATTTGTTTCGATTTATATGCAGCCAATGGCATCGCCTATGAACGCTCTTTATGTTCGACGATAGACCGCCATGCACCACGGCGGTCATGTAGGAGCCGGCGAAGCTGGCGAGGGATGCGCCGCGATTCTCCGCAGCCCGGTGCATCAGCCCGGCAGCGGCGCCAGGCTGATCAGCCATTCACCCTGGTTGACGATCGGATGGTTGACCACCATCAATATCAGCCCGGCATGCGGCGCCAGCAGTTCGCCTTGCGGGTCGCCATAAATGTCCTGCAAGCGGCCCAGACGCTGGCCGGCCGCAACCCGGTCGCCGGCCGCGACCTCAAGGTATAGGCGACCGCTGATGGGTGCCTCGACCTTGCCGAAGTTGCTGACCACGACATTATTCCTGCGCCGCGCAGCCGGCGCCTGATCGTCGGTCAGGCCAAGGTACCGGCCGATATTGGCCACCCCCTGGAAATGAAACTCGATGCAGCCGGGGTCGAGCACGCCATTGGCGCCGCCTTCGGCCATCACCGCGTGGCGGCCCAGCCACGGCAGCTCATTGGTGGCGCGGCCACGGTTGCTGGTCTGGTCGCTAGCAAATTCGACGATGCTGTCGGCATCGAACTGATGCGCCAGGGCGCGGGTGCGCTGGTCGAACTCGGCATTGCCGGTCATCTGGCACATGACGAAACGTGCGACTTCCTCGCGCAGGTCGCCGCCGTGCAGATCGATGAACACCTCGGCGTGCGCCGCCCACTCGTGCAGCACGCTGTGCACCAGCACCTGGCTGAACGAGCCGGCGGGGTCGCCGGGGGCGAGGAAGTTCATGTTCTTGCCATCGATCGGGCAGACGAACTCGGCGTGTTCGAACAGCCCGGGCATGTTCAGCACGGGGATGATCGAGACGCTGCCCTTGAGCAAATGCTCGGCGAAATGCGCCTTGAGCCGTAGCGCCGCTTCCATCGCGTCGACTTCGTTGGGGTGCATGCCGGCGATGATCGCCAGCTTCGGGCCGGGCGCATCGGCGACGATGTCGAAGTAGGGCAGGTGCAGGTCGGCCAGGGCCGGATGGGCGAAGCGCAAGGTGCCCCAGCTGAGCAGGCCGCGGGTGCCGATGAGCTGTTTTTGCGGGGAGGTCATGGTGCTTCCTCGGGGGGACAAGTCTGTTAATGTTTCAGACTTTCGCTCACTTGTCAGGAGTCGCCGATGTCGAGCCTCGAATCTTCACCTACGGACAGCGCCACAGCGGACTTCGAACAGGGCCTGCGCGCCGGCCGGATCAAGCCGGTGCCGCTGGACAAAGCCTACCGCCTGGTCAACCACGGCCCGACGGTGCTTGTCTCGGCGCAGCATGCCGGCAGCGCCAATGTGATGGCCGCGGCCTGGGCCTGCGGGCTGGATTTCGCGCCGCCCAAGGTCACCGTGG includes these proteins:
- a CDS encoding TetR family transcriptional regulator yields the protein MKNPATPRVSSRKQPRQARSTALVETIVQAATQVLAEEGAARFTTGRVAEKAGVSIGSLYQYFPNKAAILFRLQSDEWRQTTDMLRNILQQPGPPALVRLRQLVQAFIHSECAEAAMRSALHDAAPLYRDAPEAQAIRLEGQSIIAAFMRELLPEVDEAARGLAGELITATLSEVGRSYSSSPRTQAEIVVYADAMADMFAAYVRGIS
- a CDS encoding O-methyltransferase, which produces MNTLTSEPLAALIERLYQTAETATSPALDNMSDATREELLSSKTRYLELYWQLKDLWLPVSRETGKLLYLLARSSKARNIVEFGTSFGLSTLHLAAALRDNGGGVLISSEFEAAKIEMARQHLQEGGLADLVQIRAGDALHTLARDLPERIDLVLLDGAKALYGDILLLLQSRLAPGALIVADNSDYSPDYLAHVRSPANGYLSVPVADDVELSIRLP
- the proP gene encoding glycine betaine/L-proline transporter ProP, yielding MSLLSKKPRKPNVEPIGLNDITIVDDAKMRKAITAAALGNAMEWFDFGVYGFVAYVLGKVFFPSAAPSVQMIAALATFSVPFLVRPLGGLFFGALGDRYGRQKVLAATIVIMSLSTFAIGLIPSYASIGVWAPILLLLAKMAQGFSVGGEYTGASIFVAEYAPDRKRGFLGSWLDFGSIAGFVVGAGVVVGISTVIGEDKFQEWGWRLPFFLALPLGMLGLYLRNALEETPAFQQHVAKLEQGDREGLSAGPKVSFKEVATKHWRSLITCIGVVVATNVTYYMLLTYMPSYLSHNLHYSENRGVLIIIAIMVGMLFVQPLFGRLSDRFGRRPFIIIGSVGLFFLAIPAFMLIISAKIGLIFAGLLILAVLLNFFIGVMASTLPAMFPTAIRYSALASAFNVSVLIAGLTPTAAAWLVETTNNLYMPAYYLMFIALIGLATGLTMKETANKPLSGAAPTASDLDEARELLEEHHDNIEQKIEDIDAQIAELQARREHLVQQHPRVN
- a CDS encoding cupin domain-containing protein; the encoded protein is MFIAGTTVNIQAALAQVSQYWSPRVVGQVNNQYIKVAKLKGELVWHAHADEDEMFLVVYGHLKIQLEDRDIHLMPGEFCVIPRQIRHNPVADEECAIVLIETVTTLHTGAEVVAGSVPIERQLA
- a CDS encoding LysR family transcriptional regulator encodes the protein MARSPLVDLTLLRTFVAVVEAGSISAAARRLHLTQGAVSQQLQRLENFFDCALLARDSRGTQLTARGNDLLARAHDLLQLNDSLCAAMLGAPSAQVVRVGVPYDMAGAHFAPILKTFAANHPQVQVSLVSGSSVQLLEDFAQGRVDLAISQCPIGLAHGERLAREPLVWLSAAPEETWPRPLPLCFVTPTCTFRHTVFASLAQAGIEWRVVYENASVDATLSTVRSQLALTPWLRALVPEDLRVLGHSSGLPQLPDFAIELNVAAHAPAPVREMAEAIRRFYQARHAQ
- a CDS encoding succinylglutamate desuccinylase/aspartoacylase family protein, whose product is MTSPQKQLIGTRGLLSWGTLRFAHPALADLHLPYFDIVADAPGPKLAIIAGMHPNEVDAMEAALRLKAHFAEHLLKGSVSIIPVLNMPGLFEHAEFVCPIDGKNMNFLAPGDPAGSFSQVLVHSVLHEWAAHAEVFIDLHGGDLREEVARFVMCQMTGNAEFDQRTRALAHQFDADSIVEFASDQTSNRGRATNELPWLGRHAVMAEGGANGVLDPGCIEFHFQGVANIGRYLGLTDDQAPAARRRNNVVVSNFGKVEAPISGRLYLEVAAGDRVAAGQRLGRLQDIYGDPQGELLAPHAGLILMVVNHPIVNQGEWLISLAPLPG